CGCCCCGGCCGCCGCCACCGGGCACGGCCACATGGCCGGCATGAGCGGCACGAGCGCCGCGACCACCGCCGCCCGGGCGGCCGAACTGGTGCCCAGCCTGCCCATGCTGCTCGGCCACCTGCTGGCCGCGCTGGCCACCGGCTGGCTGCTGCGCCGCGGCGACCTCGCGCTGACCCGGCTGGTCCGGCTCTCCGCGCAGGGCGCCACCGAGCTCGCCGCCTGCGCGCTCGTCCGCTCGCTGCGCGCCGCGCTCTCCCTCGTACGGGCCCTGCTCGCCGGGCTGCCGGGGGTTCCGGCCACCGGGCCGCGCGGCCCCGCCCGCACCGCCTTCGACTCCTCGCCGCCGCCGGTGGCCGAGGCACTCCAGCACACCGTGATCAGGCGCGGCCCCCCGGCCGCATCCTGCGTCCTCGCAGCCTGACGCGGACCGCTCGGAGGGAGCGGATCCGCGGTCGTCCGTGCGCCGGACGGCCCCCCGGACGATGCGCCGCATCCCTGACGTGCCGGTTCCACGGCACGTCACGGCGTCCGGTTTTCCGACTTCTCCTTCGAGCTGGAGTGTCTTCTGCCATGAGCGTTTCCCGTACCCACCTCTCCCGCGCCGTCCTCACCGGCGGCGCCGCCGTCGCCTCCGTCCTGCTGCTGGCCGGCACCGCTTCCGCGCACGTCGGCGTCCAGCCGCAGGGCGAGGCCGCCAAGGGCGGCTACGCGACCGTCAACGTGAAGGTGCCGAACGAGCGCGACAACGCCTCCACCGTCAAGGTCGAGGTCAACTTCCCCACCGACCACCCGCTGGCCTCCGTGATGCCGCAGCCGGTCCCCGGCTGGAAGGTCGAGGTCACCAAGGCCAAGCTGGCCAAGCCGCTGGAGCTGCACGGCAAGAAGATCAACGAGGCGGTCGCCAAGGTCACCTGGACCGCGGACGGCTCGAAGATCGGCCCCGGCCAGTTCCAGCAGTTCCCGCTCTCCCTCGGCCAGCTGCCCGAGGACGCCGACCGGCTCGTCCTGAAGGCCGTCCAGACCTACGACAACAACGAGGTCGTGCGCTGGATCGAGGAGCCCAAGGACGGCGCGCCGGAGCCGGAGAACCCCGCCCCGGTGCTGAAGCTGTCCGCGGCGACCGGTGACCACCACGGTGGCGCCGCCCCGGCCGCCGACGACAAGGCCGCCGACCACGACGAGAAGGCCGGTCACGACGAGAAGGCCGCGGGCCACGAGGAGGCCGCGAGCTCGACCGACAGCGCGGCCCGTGTGCTCGGCGTGGTCGGCATCCTCGTGGGCCTCGCCGGCATCGCCTTCGGTGTCCTCGCCGGACGCCGCCGCTCGGCCTGACGGCCGATCCCCCAACCCGGAAGAAACACCATGTCCGACAGCAAGAAAGCCGTCCAGCCCGGTGCCGTCGAAGCGAAGGACGGCGGCCGCCCCGGCCGCCGGGCCCCGCTGATCGCCGCCGCCGTGGCCATCGTCGCGGCGCTCGGGATCACGGCCGCGGTCGGTCTCGGCGACGGCGACAAGAAGCCCGGCACCACCAGCGGGCCGGTCGCCGAGGTCTCCGGCGGCAGCGACAGCGACAAGGCCGCCACCGTCCTCGACCGGCCGTTCGCCAAGCCCGACCTCGTCCTCACCGACACCCAGGGCAAGAAGTACGACCTGCGCGCGGCCACCAAGGGCAAGCCGACGCT
The DNA window shown above is from Streptomyces showdoensis and carries:
- a CDS encoding YcnI family protein, whose protein sequence is MSVSRTHLSRAVLTGGAAVASVLLLAGTASAHVGVQPQGEAAKGGYATVNVKVPNERDNASTVKVEVNFPTDHPLASVMPQPVPGWKVEVTKAKLAKPLELHGKKINEAVAKVTWTADGSKIGPGQFQQFPLSLGQLPEDADRLVLKAVQTYDNNEVVRWIEEPKDGAPEPENPAPVLKLSAATGDHHGGAAPAADDKAADHDEKAGHDEKAAGHEEAASSTDSAARVLGVVGILVGLAGIAFGVLAGRRRSA